From Glycine soja cultivar W05 chromosome 4, ASM419377v2, whole genome shotgun sequence, the proteins below share one genomic window:
- the LOC114410782 gene encoding uncharacterized protein LOC114410782: MRWKVGDGEKIRFWKDKWINQQESLAERYPRLFIISSQQNHTIRQMGIHNDKGWEWKFSWRKLLFDNEIDTTINFLREIKGHNIQQQQTDSWEWTGDSSGNYSTRSAYNLIWEEIAGGQKEDWSMELWKTKIPSKIAVFAWRLCRGRLPTKENLRKRHMQINNMLCPFCSGAMEDESHLFLHCIKIQPIWWESM, encoded by the coding sequence atgAGGTGGAAGGTGGGGGATGGAGAGAAAATTAGATTTTGGAAAGATAAGTGGATTAATCAACAGGAATCACTAGCAGAAAGGTACCCCAGGCTGTTTATCATATCCTCACAGCAGAATCACACCATTAGGCAGATGGGAATTCACAATGACAAGGGCTGGGAATGGAAATTTTCATGGAGAAAACTGCTTTTTGACAATGAAATTGATACAACCATCAATTTTCTTAGGGAGATAAAAGGACACAACATACAGCAACAACAAACTGACAGTTGGGAGTGGACAGGAGATTCATCAGGGAATTACTCAACTCGCAGCGCTTACAATCTCATATGGGAGGAAATTGCTGGTGGTCAGAAGGAGGATTGGAGTATGGAACTATGGAAGACAAAGATACCTAGCAAAATTGCGGTATTCGCTTGGAGATTATGCAGGGGCAGATTGCCCACAAAGGAGAATCTGCGTAAAAGGCACATGCAGATCAACAACATGCTTTGCCCTTTCTGCAGTGGAGCTATGGAAGATGAATCTCACCTATTTCTTCATTGCATTAAAATCCAACCAATTTGGTGGGAATCGATGTGA